One window of the Niallia circulans genome contains the following:
- a CDS encoding MurR/RpiR family transcriptional regulator has product MFTNEMIQSFNDLEMLLYNYVTKNIDKVIYMRIRELSDETHVSTSSILRFCRKLNCDGFSEFKVKLKLYLDQSKQENLKSTKYYLSEFLERTMKGNFETYIQETADMVSQSDKVIFVGTGSSGILAEYGARYFSSLGKFSTFIKDPFYPINSKELKKCTAIILSVSGETDYTIHLANRLKMEGCNIISITNSKDCHLAKISDINIAYYVTEVYTGQSNITSQLPVMYILEESAHKVKKNSKLNEEREA; this is encoded by the coding sequence TTGTTCACAAATGAAATGATCCAATCCTTTAATGATTTAGAAATGCTACTCTATAACTATGTTACCAAAAATATCGATAAAGTTATTTATATGCGTATTAGAGAATTATCCGATGAAACACATGTGTCCACATCTAGTATTCTACGATTCTGCCGAAAATTAAACTGTGATGGTTTTTCCGAGTTTAAGGTTAAATTAAAATTATATTTAGATCAAAGTAAGCAAGAAAACCTAAAATCAACGAAATACTATCTTTCTGAGTTCTTAGAACGGACCATGAAGGGAAATTTCGAAACCTACATCCAAGAAACTGCGGATATGGTTAGTCAATCCGATAAAGTAATTTTTGTAGGAACGGGAAGCTCAGGCATTTTAGCGGAGTATGGAGCTAGATACTTTTCGAGCTTAGGAAAGTTTTCAACTTTTATAAAAGATCCCTTTTATCCAATTAACAGCAAGGAGCTGAAAAAATGTACCGCCATCATCTTATCGGTTTCTGGTGAAACAGATTATACCATTCATCTTGCAAATCGATTAAAAATGGAAGGTTGCAATATTATTAGTATTACTAATAGTAAAGACTGTCACCTTGCGAAAATATCTGATATAAATATTGCGTATTATGTTACAGAAGTATATACAGGACAATCAAATATCACTTCTCAATTACCGGTCATGTATATCTTAGAGGAAAGCGCACACAAGGTTAAAAAGAACAGCAAGCTTAATGAGGAGCGGGAAGCTTAG
- a CDS encoding PTS sugar transporter subunit IIC, with protein sequence MGFMAAFEKFAEKTLVPVAAKLNSQRHIVAIRDAFILSFPITLAGSLIVLLNFAVLAPDGFIAKILFLHKLFPNLADLQAVFSPVLNGSVNILSMFIVFLVARNMAISLKADELLSGLTGLSVFFIIYPPYTNVEGTNFLTTQWVGAQGLFVALIVGLLVGELFSRLSRSKKLQINMPDSVPPAVSRSFKVLFPIIIITVVFAIANALINAVYPEGLHGFIYAVIQTPLKSLGTNIVSLVILAIVSNLLWVFGIHGPNTIAAIREAMFAEAGLENLNFVAEHGTAWGAPYPVTWAINDAFANYGGSGMTLGLLIAIFIVAKRQDYRDIGKLSLAPGIFNINEPIIFGLPVVLNPILIVPFILVPAINIIIGYVAIVSGLIPPIAYSVPWTTPGPLIAFLGTGGNYIALLLGFVCLAVSTLVYIPFVMAANKANAVSYGGEKK encoded by the coding sequence ATGGGTTTTATGGCGGCCTTTGAAAAGTTTGCGGAGAAAACGTTAGTGCCAGTTGCAGCAAAATTAAATTCACAAAGGCATATCGTTGCTATCCGCGATGCATTTATTCTATCTTTTCCTATTACGCTTGCAGGTTCATTAATTGTATTGCTCAATTTTGCTGTCTTAGCACCAGACGGATTCATCGCCAAGATCTTATTCTTGCATAAATTATTTCCCAATTTAGCTGATTTACAAGCGGTTTTTTCTCCTGTGCTAAATGGCTCTGTTAATATTTTATCTATGTTTATAGTCTTCCTTGTTGCTAGAAATATGGCTATTTCACTCAAAGCAGATGAATTATTAAGTGGGCTGACAGGTCTTTCTGTATTTTTCATTATTTATCCACCATATACCAATGTAGAAGGAACCAACTTTTTAACAACTCAATGGGTTGGAGCACAAGGACTATTTGTTGCTTTAATTGTGGGATTATTAGTTGGTGAGCTTTTTAGTAGATTATCTAGGTCCAAAAAATTGCAAATAAACATGCCTGATTCTGTACCTCCGGCTGTTTCTCGTTCTTTTAAAGTATTATTTCCTATTATAATTATTACTGTGGTGTTCGCTATTGCAAACGCTTTAATAAATGCGGTTTATCCAGAAGGCTTACATGGATTTATTTACGCAGTGATTCAAACTCCATTGAAGAGTTTAGGCACCAATATTGTGTCTTTAGTTATTTTAGCGATAGTTTCCAACCTATTATGGGTTTTTGGAATCCATGGCCCGAATACCATTGCTGCTATACGGGAAGCAATGTTTGCAGAAGCAGGCTTAGAAAATCTTAACTTCGTCGCAGAGCACGGTACAGCTTGGGGAGCGCCATATCCTGTAACTTGGGCAATTAATGATGCTTTTGCAAACTATGGTGGTTCTGGGATGACGCTGGGATTGCTTATTGCTATCTTTATTGTAGCAAAAAGGCAGGATTACAGAGATATCGGAAAACTTTCGCTTGCACCAGGGATATTTAATATAAATGAGCCAATTATTTTTGGTTTACCAGTTGTATTAAATCCAATTTTAATTGTGCCATTTATTCTTGTTCCAGCCATAAATATTATTATTGGATATGTTGCGATTGTATCAGGATTGATTCCGCCAATTGCGTATTCCGTTCCATGGACTACCCCAGGACCGCTTATTGCTTTCCTTGGAACAGGTGGAAATTATATTGCGCTATTGCTTGGTTTTGTTTGTTTGGCTGTTTCTACACTGGTGTATATACCATTCGTTATGGCAGCAAATAAAGCAAACGCCGTAAGTTATGGAGGGGAGAAAAAGTGA
- a CDS encoding PTS sugar transporter subunit IIB: protein MKKLLLVCAAGMSTSLLVNKMKDAAKEKGIKLEIFALPVSECQKVAHEVDVVLLGPQVRYQKPQVEEIIAGRVPVEVIDMRAYGMMNGKAVLERALELMA from the coding sequence ATGAAGAAATTACTTTTAGTTTGTGCAGCGGGAATGTCTACTAGTTTATTAGTAAATAAAATGAAAGATGCAGCAAAAGAAAAAGGAATAAAGCTCGAAATTTTTGCACTGCCAGTATCAGAATGTCAAAAAGTCGCACATGAAGTGGATGTCGTTTTATTAGGTCCACAAGTGCGTTACCAAAAACCACAGGTAGAGGAGATCATTGCGGGGAGAGTTCCAGTAGAAGTAATTGATATGAGAGCATATGGAATGATGAATGGCAAAGCAGTATTAGAAAGAGCATTAGAATTAATGGCATAA
- a CDS encoding MurR/RpiR family transcriptional regulator produces the protein MKNSDMLFLDYANDKNLTEAEKDIIQFLIEKKLAGETLSIRSAANNLFVSTATIIRLCKKLGFSGYSEFIYNLNLKVTKMLDQEVEYVDSIHQPLIEAVSSFKRNYKQTIDSLDETTIEQFLSQINENKMIYFYGAGFSTLFSSYFAKKLELFGYYVSNTTTSDSRAIFLNNIQKYKLLIAFSRSGETAKVLEKVKIAKDKGVKTILFTGNNKSSTAKIADIVFTVLDPTIESQQEFEVTSYESNMFMLIDLLLIIAIKRGIIKEY, from the coding sequence TTGAAAAATTCAGATATGCTTTTTCTTGATTATGCTAATGACAAAAACTTAACCGAAGCAGAAAAAGATATTATTCAGTTTCTGATAGAGAAAAAGTTAGCCGGAGAAACGTTAAGTATCCGATCAGCGGCTAATAATCTCTTCGTATCAACTGCAACCATTATCCGCCTTTGTAAAAAACTTGGTTTTAGTGGGTATAGTGAATTCATTTACAATCTAAATTTAAAAGTAACAAAGATGCTTGATCAAGAAGTGGAATATGTAGATAGTATTCATCAACCATTAATAGAGGCGGTATCCTCCTTTAAGCGTAATTATAAACAAACAATCGATTCTCTAGATGAGACAACCATTGAACAGTTCTTATCTCAAATCAATGAAAATAAAATGATTTATTTTTACGGCGCAGGCTTTTCCACTCTTTTTTCTAGCTATTTTGCCAAGAAATTAGAGTTATTTGGTTATTACGTTTCCAATACAACTACAAGTGACAGTCGTGCCATTTTTCTCAATAATATTCAAAAGTACAAGTTACTCATCGCTTTTTCCCGTTCTGGCGAAACAGCTAAAGTGCTAGAGAAAGTAAAAATTGCCAAGGATAAAGGCGTAAAAACGATACTATTCACCGGAAATAATAAAAGTTCAACAGCCAAAATTGCTGATATTGTCTTTACTGTCCTTGATCCTACAATTGAATCTCAACAAGAATTTGAGGTAACCTCCTATGAATCCAATATGTTTATGCTTATTGATTTACTCTTAATTATTGCGATTAAAAGAGGGATTATTAAAGAATACTAA
- a CDS encoding DUF3231 family protein — MSESNLKLTSSEIASLWTSYLNNCMSKQVLTHMIQHVKDREIADAIRFAYRFAQKQEKRFVKIFLENKFAIPHGFTEDDVNKKAPALFTDFFCLAYINQMAKAGLVAYGGFLSMSTRKDIIHFFHEGLLDTSKLYHLSTSILDKKGLLVRAPFTSVPKEADFIENRKYLSGFSLFHKKRSLNAVEVSHLFMNAQTNNMGLKITLAFAQTTTNKEVQAYMLRGKEISQKHLKIFTDTLLKEGIQSPNSSDFGITDSTVRTFSDKLMMFHISLLSASGIGNYALAGGASQRSDLLLNYDRLSIEIGQYAKDGADLMIDYNWVEQPPPIIQTKNDVTGK, encoded by the coding sequence ATGTCCGAATCAAATCTAAAACTAACATCCTCAGAAATTGCTTCTCTGTGGACATCTTATTTAAATAACTGTATGTCTAAACAGGTTCTTACTCATATGATACAACATGTGAAAGATCGGGAAATTGCAGATGCTATTCGCTTTGCTTACCGATTTGCCCAAAAACAGGAAAAACGATTTGTGAAAATCTTCCTGGAAAATAAGTTTGCCATACCACATGGCTTCACAGAAGACGATGTAAATAAAAAGGCCCCAGCTTTATTTACCGATTTCTTCTGTTTGGCCTATATTAATCAAATGGCAAAAGCAGGGTTAGTGGCATATGGGGGATTCTTATCGATGAGCACACGGAAAGATATAATCCATTTTTTTCATGAGGGACTACTGGATACTTCAAAGCTGTATCATTTAAGTACCTCTATTCTTGATAAAAAAGGATTGTTAGTCCGAGCCCCCTTTACTTCCGTACCAAAAGAAGCGGATTTTATTGAGAATAGAAAGTACTTGAGTGGATTCTCTTTATTTCACAAAAAAAGATCGTTAAATGCAGTGGAAGTTTCCCATCTTTTTATGAATGCACAGACGAATAATATGGGACTTAAGATTACCTTGGCTTTCGCCCAGACTACGACGAATAAAGAAGTACAGGCTTATATGTTAAGAGGAAAAGAAATTTCACAAAAACATTTAAAAATATTTACGGATACTCTCTTAAAAGAGGGGATACAGAGTCCGAACTCTTCTGATTTTGGTATTACTGATTCTACTGTACGCACTTTTTCTGACAAGTTAATGATGTTTCATATTAGTTTATTGAGTGCCTCAGGAATTGGAAATTATGCATTAGCGGGAGGAGCCAGCCAAAGAAGTGACCTGTTACTTAATTATGATAGGCTTTCGATCGAAATTGGCCAGTATGCCAAAGATGGGGCAGATTTAATGATTGACTATAATTGGGTGGAGCAGCCACCGCCAATTATACAAACTAAGAATGATGTTACAGGGAAATAG
- a CDS encoding rhodanese-related sulfurtransferase has translation MSEYRVLLYYKYVPIENPEELTKEHLAFCKELGLLGRILISHEGINGTVSGTVEQTDKYIEAMRQDPRFSDTIFKIDEADGHAFKKMHVRHKKELVNLSLEDDVDPLKLTGKHLKPAEFYEKMQDPETIVIDARNDYEYDLGHFRGAIKPEIETFRELPQWIKENKDKLEGKKILTYCTGGVRCEKFSGWLMKEGFEDVSQLDGGIVTYGKDPEVQGELWDGQCYVFDQRISVPVNQKEHVIVGRDFFTGEPCERYVNCANPECNRKMLCSEENEEKYMRSCSHECRTHPRNFYVKQHGLTQEQVEARVKEIAQWEEESKVI, from the coding sequence ATGAGTGAATATCGAGTATTACTTTATTATAAATATGTACCGATTGAAAATCCTGAGGAATTAACCAAAGAGCATTTAGCTTTTTGTAAAGAACTAGGATTATTAGGTCGAATTCTAATTTCCCACGAGGGGATTAATGGAACAGTTTCTGGTACGGTAGAGCAAACAGACAAGTATATCGAAGCAATGAGACAGGATCCGCGTTTCAGCGATACTATTTTCAAAATTGATGAAGCAGATGGACATGCTTTTAAGAAAATGCATGTTCGTCATAAAAAAGAATTAGTTAACTTAAGCTTAGAGGACGATGTAGATCCACTTAAATTAACTGGTAAACACTTAAAGCCAGCAGAATTTTATGAGAAAATGCAAGATCCTGAAACAATTGTTATTGATGCTCGTAATGATTATGAATATGATCTTGGTCATTTCCGAGGTGCGATTAAGCCAGAAATTGAAACATTTAGAGAACTGCCACAATGGATAAAAGAAAATAAAGATAAACTAGAAGGTAAAAAGATTCTTACTTACTGTACTGGTGGAGTAAGATGTGAGAAATTCTCTGGCTGGCTAATGAAAGAGGGCTTTGAAGATGTAAGCCAATTAGATGGTGGAATTGTGACTTACGGAAAAGACCCAGAAGTACAAGGAGAGCTTTGGGATGGTCAATGCTACGTATTCGACCAAAGAATTAGTGTGCCAGTCAATCAAAAAGAACATGTGATTGTAGGACGTGACTTCTTTACTGGGGAGCCATGTGAAAGATATGTAAACTGTGCAAACCCAGAGTGTAACCGTAAAATGCTTTGCAGTGAAGAAAATGAAGAGAAATATATGAGAAGCTGCAGCCATGAGTGCCGCACCCATCCAAGAAACTTCTATGTAAAGCAACATGGACTAACACAAGAGCAAGTGGAAGCAAGAGTAAAAGAAATTGCTCAATGGGAAGAAGAAAGCAAAGTAATATAA